The Vigna angularis cultivar LongXiaoDou No.4 chromosome 6, ASM1680809v1, whole genome shotgun sequence genome contains the following window.
caacatatgaaaaaaaaaaacattcatgaGTTGTGTCTTCCCCTCCTCGTTATTCCAGAATCTTCACCGCCCTGAGCTTAGAAACCCCATTTCAGTCTTCGATCTCAAATTTTGAATTCGTAAGTTCTTTTCCCACTTTCTagactttaataataatttcgAAGTttcgtttttatatttttcccaTAGgatttcaatttgatcgatttCATTACTTCATTTCTTCCTATGTTGTAATCTATGGATTTTCTAGGTTTCAAAATTATGATCTTTTGCGTTGGATTTTTTATGGGGCCGATTCTATTTTTTGAATGTAGTTATAGTTTGATACTGTGAAGGGAACATAATAGTGAGTGGTTGCTCCGCAGGAGAAGGTGTTGCATATAGACTTGACTGTGGGAAGATGCACCCTCCTTTAACATTGCACAAACACCCAATGTGCGCTGAAGTGAGTTTGTTCGATCACTCTGTTTAAAAATAGACCAAActatttactattattattttattcttaaatagaTATTCTTGTTGTGTTATTGATAAACTTGTTGGTCATTATAAATTTGATGTTCATAGTTATGCCATGGGATGACGGTTAACTGTAGGATATTTGGTCTCAATCCAGTATTCCGCTGGGTAAATCACCTTTGCAATGTAAACTTTTAATGGCTATGTGGAATTTTATGTTGGATGAATAGAATGAAGCTTTGATGACAATACTCAAAAAGCTTCAAACTCCTTTCATTGCCTTTGCAGTCCACGGTGGACTTTAGAAATTCTGGTTTTACTAAGCTACTATTTAGTTTGAGATTTTGTTTctacattatttattatcttcAGAAGTTTGTATGGCAAATGAGTACAGTGAAGACAGTTTTTATTGGtttctatttttacttttccttgTATAAGCTTTAGAATACcggaaataaagtaaaaatagaaaataaggGCAAAATTTTTCATTTGATCCTGAATTTCCCTGTAATTGGTCTTGCAAACGTGAAGCAGTATAACTTTAATTTAGACTGTGCGTTTATGCAGATTATTGAGCAGTTTCAAAAGTGTCATGTAGAACATCCAATTGCCAAATTCTTTGGCGAATGTActgatttgaaaataaaattggatcGCTGTTTCAGAGAAGAGGTAgcctttttcatttctttcgtctttttttttttttttgttaaggaTCTCTCTGTTTTGTTCTCCTAGAAAGCTTTGAAGCGGAAGGCTAATTTTGAAGAGAGCAAAAAGTTAAAGGAACAACTGCGAATTTTGAGGAAAGAAAATGCTGCAAGCAGCAGTCAATAGAAGGATTTTTTGAGATGTAGAAAATGCCAAACTGCTCTGCAAATTAGAACTATAATTTTAGGCAAGGCCTTGATATGATATACGTCTTACAGCCTTAAAAGAGGGTTATTAACCATATTGTTTGAAGTATTTTTTATGCCCCTGCCTGCTCTGTCTTTATCCTACTCAATCAATAATCATTGATTCATTATACGTGCTGCTCACTTACATGCATGCTACCCAGTCAATATTACATGTGTGTCGGCTGATGTAATTAGGATTTAAACTTGGAATCaggaaataaaaagttattagtTTCTAAGGTTCTAAATTTGCTATGACTTAGACAAAGCATAACatgtttgggttccactgaggACAGTGACTCAGAATGTTATAGTGCATATCCCTGCATGATGTAGGTGGtatgtatataatataacttAGCTTGAAGATTACTTGCCTTGGGAACATTATGGCTGTGACTGTCAACTCTTTCTTTTACTAACTCTGTAGCACCCAGGTCTTATCTTTGATAAAtgttttttagtatttataagAGAAGGAAATACTCCAGATAAAACGATGTAAACTTTTTTTCACAAGTTAAAATTAACTTgtgtatttttaaaagattttagtGTATCTTAATTTGAAGATGAAAAAAGTccaattattttacattttttagttattttattttgtagaaGCTACACAGAATTTCCTCTGAACAATTTTATATGGTTTCTAAAGTCAAAACCAAAAGGGAGTATaaagaatttgaaagtaaatttttttaatttgttttttcaatcaaatcttacattaattctcacaaatttatttttaaatttattttcatttgtcttTAAATacacttaaataaataacaaaaaatttattttcaaatccttttaaattcattcaaacaCTCTTTCAAATCCATTTAAGTAAACAAAGCCTAAGTAATTAAATCCAttaataataagtaattaaatcCATTAATAAGAAACggatatttcttaatttaaacaaatataatgttGAATCTTAAACATAATTGACGAGCATCCAAAAGAGAGTTGGAATTTCAGTTTCACGCAGTGAACTTTTCCTTATTTGGCTTTTTGATCGAGTTTTCCAAGAGAATGTTGATATCTTAAAGACAAATTTGtggttaaaagataaaagaaacaaGGAATAAAAGTTTTGATAAGCAAAATCTACAACTTTTAAAAGCTTTACTGGGTTGAGATCGTATTTTGTGCTGCAATTCTGTAGGTGAAATTTACAtccaaagaaaacaaaatcatagGAAGTACTATTAACTTGGTAGCATTCCACCCAAGCAACTGTTTGGTTAAAACTTTCCATGTACTTAATTCTATATTAACACTGTCTATGTACTTAAGATTAAGGAAGTGACTTTCCCTTCGTTTCCGTTTACTTACGTGCCTTAGAAAAATCGTTTTAGGGCATCAGTGAGTGATATTGCCTCTGCTGCACTCTGGCCAGTCTTCCAGACCTTGAATTCTAAGGGTTTTGAAGAAGTTTCAGTCCATAGTTTGAGTGCAGTCATTGTATAGGGTCCTCCTGTTTCACCATAGGAACCTACACAATGCCAAATAGAAATATCAGGATTCTCCTTCACCTTTCTTGCGCTAGAAATGTCTCCAACATTTGCCTCTTGTTCATCATCGTCACTTAAAACGATGACATCTGTAGTAGGAATGGTCAATTCCATGTCTTCCACTCGAATAGCTGAGGTACATGTATCCTTGACACTTGCAACTGAAATGCTTTGCTTCTCCTTTATCGTTTGTTCAGCATCCAAGGTAGCACACAGATTTCTGCCATTTATTATAACAGAACCAGATTCAGTGTTCCTCGGTTGGCTATATCATGTTTTGCTGGATAGTTAAATTTTTCAAAGAGTTTGGCCTCAGGATCATCTTACCTTGCTTTTGAGGTAGAAGATTGAGGCATATTCTTTTGAGAAGTATCTTTATCTTGGGAAGCAGTACTGGCAACAGGAAAGGTTGTGCCCTCTTGGTCTTCCTTCACTGCAGATTTTGGACCTGAGCCATGAAAATTAACACAGTGCATATTGAGGTACATTTGCAAATACTATCTGCATAAATTTCCTCGCATAATAATTCAGAACAAGAAAGTCACTTTTTACCGTAAAATGCATACACATCAGATTGTTTATCCTTGATTGAAATGATAAGGTGGGCTAAATATAggaatgaaataataaaagtttcatAAAATACAGTAAAAGATCATGAATCTAAGTGACACTTTGTCAGAGTAAAACAAGGATTTGGTTGTTAAAACAGAAAAACTTAAAACTGTGTATTTAACTTCTAATACATAGTAAAGAGAAACGTGACCATATATGTGTATACGATAATGAACTTTTAGTTCTCTTAAAAGTTAATGGCATCACACTACAGGGATGCCAACCTTCATTTTAAGGTCATCTAGTATGACTTTCAATCATAATCTTCCACAAGCAAGGGCTTGAAATTCAACTGAAATTCAACTAATACACTGGAAAGAGATcctttatcttattttttatttctccacATTACTAGACTTTATCTAAAAGATATACACTACCAAGAGGTAGATTTTTTGTCAGCATCAAAACAAGTACATCAAGAACATAATTTTTGTGGGAGATGAAAATTCTTCAGGGGGACCTAATGTATTAattgtttatgtagatgatatagtTGTAACTTGAAATGATTAAGCAGCAGGAGTGGAAGTCTTAAAATGTTTgacaataaaatttttaaattacatgaaaattAAACTGGAAAATAATTTTACAGGACTTGATTCATCCCtttcataatcttctatttataagaataaattgatacaaaagtacatgataattagggtaaccctagacacaatataatcatgataaatagaataatcctagacacaatataatcatgataaataggaacccttacacaatataatgatgataaataggataaatatcttAACACTCCCCTTCAAGCtagagcatacaaattgtatgtatacaaattgtatgtatagcttggaacaaataaacccAATCCGatgaccccttaatgacttagtcaatacatctgcgagttgattgtttgacccaataaactcagtacatatttctttagtcaacaacttttcacgaacaaaatgacaatcaatttctatatgtttagtcctctcatGAAACATTAGATTTGATGCAATGTAAaaagcagcttgattgtcgcaatacatcttcatagtatggatgtcacaaaatttaagttcttaaaggaattgtttcacccatacaagttcacatgttagtaaCACCATTGTCTCATACTCGGGTTCAGCTGTTGATCGAACTACTACATTATATTTCTTACTTTTCtatgaaataatatttcctCCTCCCAGAGAAACACAATATCTTTGTAAtagatcgtctatcaataggcAAACCTGCTTagtctgcatcacaatacccagagacctgaatgcttcctttatctttaTGTAACAATCCTTGTCCGAAAGCTTTTTtgacataccttagaatgcgaatgagaacATTCTAATGATCAACACATAGAACTTGCATAAACttactaaccactccaactgcaaatgatagatctggccttgtaatagtgagataaatcagtttcaTCGGTGTTAGCAAGTTGGTAATGGATGATATTCATTCACCAACTTGAAGTGGAGTGCCAGAATCCCTTGAAATATGTTGGAGATAATATTTGttcaaatttaattacattCCATGATAGGAATTTAATTGCATTCCATAATAAGGAGATAGGTTAACCATATAGTTTACATTTATTGTACAGGATATCCTAAACTATAGGGATATATTGTCTATGGTAAATTAAGGGTTTCCTTAATTAAGTTTTCTGCATTCTATCTAAGGGCAATTTCTGTCTTTTGTGAATATTAGCAGTAACAATATTTTTGACAAAATTGTATGATGTATGGACCCCATATTATCAAAGTCCCTCTCACTACCCCATTTCTATTTAAAAGTACCACTCATAACTGTTGTAACAACCATACACACTCTTCCTTTAATTACCTAATCTCTCTAGAATATACTTCTAAGGTCCATTTGGTTGAGTAGAAAAATAAAGTGGGTGAAAATTCTTGAAAAgagaatgaattttattattatcattcatTTCTATAACATTCTCCTTACACTTACACTTATTTGTAACAATCTAATCttccaaaaaggaaaaataaaaaaaacaatatattcaaaaataaactagaagattctacatatattttttctaattaggAAAATTCTACTGATATTAATAAGAAATgatattaataagaaataaaggGAAAAGTAAAGATATTTGGTTGAAGggaaatagaaaagaaataatgaGATAAATAGATAGATTAATAGAAATAGATGAGAAATAAAGGGAAAAAGCTCCAGTGAAACACACTAACTTTCTAATTCTCTCATTCCTTTTTCTGTTATACCAaactgttaggatatttatcttattttatcatcattatagtgtg
Protein-coding sequences here:
- the LOC108342422 gene encoding uncharacterized protein LOC108342422, producing the protein MHPPLTLHKHPMCAEIIEQFQKCHVEHPIAKFFGECTDLKIKLDRCFREEKALKRKANFEESKKLKEQLRILRKENAASSSQ